A genomic stretch from Arachis stenosperma cultivar V10309 chromosome 3, arast.V10309.gnm1.PFL2, whole genome shotgun sequence includes:
- the LOC130970452 gene encoding protein UNIFOLIATA-like — protein sequence MDPDAFTSTLFKWDPRTILPTCSSSLMEGTGGLEELFHAYGVRYYTAAKVAELGFTARTLVDMKEEELEHMMNSLSQIFRWDLLVGERYGIKAAVRAERRRIQDHHQLRIDSLSQEGLEEAGVQQHKEAVGSTWDVRKRMRSRSKMMSDEEEEEEEEEERQREHPFIVTEPGEVARGKKNGLDYLFHLYEQCRDFLIQVQHIAKEHGQKCPTKVTNEVFRFAKKAGAHCINKPKMRHYVHCYALHCLDKDTSNKLRRQFKETGQNVGAWRQACYNPLVAIAALHHHDIDAIFNSHPRLSIWYVPTKLRQLCHAHRNNSASTSTSTSTHHHLLF from the exons ATGGACCCTGACGCATTCACGTCCACCCTGTTCAAGTGGGATCCGCGCACCATCCTCCCAACTTGTTCTTCCTCACTGATGGAGGGGACCGGGGGGCTGGAGGAGCTGTTCCATGCGTACGGGGTGAGGTACTACACGGCGGCGAAGGTGGCAGAGCTAGGGTTCACGGCGAGGACGCTGGTGGACATGAAAGAGGAGGAGCTGGAGCACATGATGAACAGCCTTTCCCAGATCTTCCGTTGGGATCTGCTGGTTGGCGAGCGCTATGGCATCAAAGCTGCCGTCCGAGCTGAGCGTAGACGCATCCAAGACCATCATCAACTTCGAATTGATTCTCTCTCTCAAGAAGGTC TTGAGGAGGCAGGGGTGCAACAACATAAAGAGGCGGTGGGGAGCACGTGGGACGTCAGGAAGAGGATGAGAAGCAGAAGCAAGATGATGAGTgatgaggaggaagaagaagaggaggaggaggagagacaGAGAGAGCACCCTTTCATAGTGACAGAGCCTGGGGAAGTGGCACGTGGCAAGAAGAACGGCCTGGATTACCTATTCCATCTGTACGAGCAATGCCGTGATTTCTTGATCCAGGTCCAGCACATTGCCAAGGAACACGGTCAAAAATGCCCTACCAAG GTGACAAACGAAGTGTTTAGGTTCGCCAAGAAGGCAGGAGCTCACTGCATAAACAAGCCAAAGATGAGACACTACGTTCACTGTTACGCACTTCACTGCCTCGACAAAGACACCTCCAATAAGCTCAGAAGGCAGTTCAAGGAGACAGGCCAGAACGTTGGGGCATGGAGGCAGGCCTGCTACAACCCTCTCGTTGCCATTGCTGCCCTCCACCACCACGACATTGATGCCATCTTTAACTCTCATCCTCGCCTTTCCATCTGGTACGTTCCCACGAAGCTTCGCCAGCTTTGTCACGCCCACAGGAACAATTCAGCTTCCACTTCCACTTCTACCTCCACCCATCATCATCTTCTCTTCTAG